One window of the Rhodothermia bacterium genome contains the following:
- a CDS encoding 1,4-dihydroxy-2-naphthoate polyprenyltransferase has translation MSSAKIWWEAIRPKTLPAALAPVIIGTTMAWSDGLFHPPSALVAALGALLIQIGTNLTNDYADFFKGADTAERKGPTRATQAGLLSPNTVRNGAVFAFLLSFILGLYLVSRGGWPIFVLGIIAIFSGVTYTVGRYALAYTGLADLFVLVFFGPVAVGGTYYVQALHLPLWPVLAGLGPGLLSVAILVVNNRRDMVEDAKADKKTLIVRFGRTFGNVWYTLCVLIAILMPVLLYLLEGKHPFVLLELLILIPAVPLIRALFREDGVSLNPRLGATARLLLLYSIVFCIGWALR, from the coding sequence ATGTCGTCAGCTAAAATTTGGTGGGAAGCCATACGCCCCAAAACCCTTCCCGCAGCCCTTGCTCCCGTAATCATTGGAACCACGATGGCGTGGTCGGATGGCCTATTTCATCCACCCTCGGCGCTGGTAGCGGCACTCGGCGCATTGTTGATCCAAATTGGGACAAACCTCACAAACGACTACGCAGACTTCTTCAAAGGAGCTGATACCGCTGAGCGAAAGGGACCAACGCGGGCTACACAAGCCGGTCTCTTATCGCCCAATACCGTTCGGAATGGAGCGGTTTTCGCCTTTTTACTCTCGTTTATTTTAGGATTGTACTTGGTTTCTCGTGGCGGCTGGCCCATTTTTGTTTTAGGAATCATCGCCATCTTTTCAGGCGTCACCTATACCGTGGGCCGTTATGCGCTTGCTTATACGGGACTTGCAGACCTCTTCGTATTGGTGTTTTTTGGGCCTGTGGCGGTAGGCGGGACGTATTATGTCCAAGCCCTTCACCTTCCCTTATGGCCTGTCCTTGCCGGACTTGGGCCGGGGCTGCTCTCTGTGGCAATTTTGGTGGTGAACAACCGTCGTGATATGGTGGAGGATGCAAAAGCCGATAAAAAAACGCTTATCGTTCGCTTCGGGCGTACTTTTGGCAACGTGTGGTACACCCTGTGTGTTCTTATCGCGATTTTGATGCCTGTCCTACTCTACCTGTTGGAGGGAAAACATCCTTTTGTTCTGTTGGAGTTGCTCATCCTTATTCCAGCCGTGCCCTTGATTCGCGCCTTGTTCAGGGAAGATGGTGTTTCACTAAACCCGCGTTTGGGGGCAACAGCCCGTTTATTGTTGTTATATAGCATTGTATTTTGTATTGGCTGGGCTTTGCGTTAA
- a CDS encoding phosphotransferase, translating into MSDLNREILSDLFRQWAGTTDVRIEDIPPSGSERRYYRLYNDTHSAIGAYGPNLAENRAFLTFARHFHAQGLNVAPVLGEHEDGYLYLVGDLGDKSLLDHLLKDCKGNPFPMQAYQNALAELVRFQIDGGAGLDYSVCYPRADFDKQSMAWDLNYFKYYVAKLKTRFDEQALEDDFNCLTDYLGSARADYFMYRDFQARNILLVNDEPFFIDFQGGRRGPLHYDLVSLLFQAKARIPHETRAALVNHYLDVLESRIEVNRKAFWDYFMGFVLIRTLQTIGAYGFRGWIEHRPHFLQSLPPAIENLAWWLENADLPVALPELLSVIRQMVENPEMRQVPALVEPPKPEPKKPENKALQVIVTSFSYKKGIPEDPSGNGGGFVFDCRAIHNPGKYEPYKRLTGRDQAVKDFLLAESDVLYFLEGCYHLVDMQVDKYLARGFTNLMVNFGCTGGQHRSVFCADRMAEHLEEKYGVTVLLSHVEQERKNWQNG; encoded by the coding sequence GTGTCTGACCTAAACCGAGAAATTCTTTCCGACTTGTTCCGCCAATGGGCGGGTACTACTGATGTCCGTATCGAAGACATTCCACCGTCTGGCTCCGAGCGACGTTATTACCGTTTGTATAACGATACCCATAGCGCAATCGGTGCATATGGCCCAAACTTGGCGGAAAATCGTGCTTTTTTGACGTTTGCCCGCCATTTCCATGCGCAAGGGCTGAATGTAGCACCTGTCTTGGGCGAACATGAAGACGGATATTTGTATCTTGTAGGAGATTTGGGCGATAAATCTTTGTTGGATCATTTGCTCAAAGACTGCAAAGGCAATCCCTTTCCCATGCAAGCCTATCAAAACGCATTGGCGGAATTGGTGCGGTTCCAAATAGACGGTGGCGCAGGCTTAGACTACTCGGTTTGTTATCCGCGTGCGGACTTCGACAAGCAGTCTATGGCTTGGGACTTGAACTACTTCAAATATTATGTGGCTAAGCTCAAAACCCGCTTCGACGAACAAGCGCTGGAGGATGATTTTAACTGCCTAACCGATTATTTGGGGTCGGCACGGGCGGACTATTTTATGTACCGTGATTTTCAGGCACGAAACATTTTGTTGGTCAATGACGAGCCATTTTTTATTGATTTTCAAGGCGGACGACGTGGGCCATTGCACTACGATCTGGTCTCTTTGCTGTTTCAGGCAAAAGCCCGCATCCCCCACGAAACCCGTGCTGCTTTGGTAAACCACTATTTGGATGTATTGGAAAGCCGAATTGAGGTGAACCGCAAGGCATTTTGGGACTACTTCATGGGTTTTGTCCTCATCCGGACGTTACAAACCATTGGTGCATATGGCTTCCGTGGCTGGATCGAACACCGTCCGCACTTTTTGCAAAGCCTACCACCCGCCATCGAGAACTTGGCCTGGTGGTTGGAGAACGCAGATTTGCCCGTTGCGCTACCGGAGTTATTGTCTGTGATCCGGCAAATGGTGGAGAACCCCGAAATGCGGCAAGTACCTGCCCTCGTTGAGCCGCCAAAGCCAGAACCCAAAAAGCCTGAAAACAAGGCATTGCAGGTAATTGTAACGAGTTTCTCGTATAAAAAAGGGATTCCCGAAGACCCGTCTGGAAATGGCGGAGGCTTTGTGTTCGACTGCCGCGCCATCCACAATCCGGGTAAGTACGAGCCATACAAACGCCTAACCGGAAGAGACCAAGCCGTGAAGGACTTTTTATTGGCGGAGAGTGATGTTTTGTACTTCCTCGAAGGTTGCTACCATTTAGTGGATATGCAGGTGGATAAATATCTCGCACGCGGCTTTACCAACTTGATGGTTAACTTTGGTTGCACAGGCGGTCAGCACCGTTCTGTATTTTGCGCCGACCGCATGGCCGAGCATCTCGAAGAAAAATATGGCGTTACCGTGCTACTTTCTCACGTAGAACAAGAACGGAAAAATTGGCAAAACGGCTAA
- the menC gene encoding o-succinylbenzoate synthase: MLQDISLFRYKLPLRNSLLMGGQFHKHREGLLLRLTDVDGFVGWGEIAPLWGFSRETIPETLLQLVHLRAKNNSNPPPLPLGTWYPSVKFGLDSAFSDLKAKKSGNPRYNPEHQTVTLNMLLAGSSENILRRAELATSLGYRAIKLKVGQQKPVEDALLVREVAAGVGNNCTIRLDANRAWSLKDALHFAEHLQGVRIEYIEEPLKSPRFLPDFALQTGLPVALDESLRDKAWERLQKKRFRPTALIYKPMLSAHPAKWYSDSGSPVVISSSFESGVGMQALIALATEVCTPNIPIGLDTYNWLQEDVLSPRLPMDAPEVELKAVFDPQYQVQMTKISRCD, from the coding sequence ATGTTGCAAGACATATCCCTTTTTCGCTATAAATTACCTCTTCGTAACTCGCTATTGATGGGTGGACAATTTCATAAACACCGTGAAGGTTTGTTACTCCGACTGACCGATGTGGATGGCTTTGTGGGTTGGGGGGAAATCGCTCCATTGTGGGGTTTTAGCAGGGAAACGATTCCCGAAACACTACTGCAATTGGTGCATCTACGTGCAAAAAACAACTCCAACCCACCGCCTTTGCCATTAGGGACGTGGTATCCATCTGTAAAGTTTGGGTTGGATTCTGCTTTCTCGGATCTCAAGGCGAAAAAAAGCGGCAATCCTCGGTACAATCCCGAACACCAAACAGTGACCCTTAACATGCTTTTGGCGGGATCGTCGGAAAATATTTTACGTCGTGCAGAACTGGCCACAAGCTTGGGCTATCGCGCCATAAAGCTTAAAGTGGGGCAGCAAAAACCTGTGGAGGATGCGTTATTGGTACGGGAGGTTGCGGCTGGTGTGGGAAACAACTGCACCATACGCTTAGATGCCAACCGTGCATGGAGCCTAAAAGATGCCTTGCACTTTGCCGAACATTTACAAGGTGTACGGATTGAATACATAGAGGAGCCACTTAAAAGTCCGCGTTTTTTGCCCGATTTTGCCTTACAAACGGGGCTTCCTGTTGCGCTCGACGAGAGTTTGCGCGATAAAGCATGGGAAAGATTACAAAAAAAAAGATTTAGACCCACAGCCCTCATCTATAAGCCTATGCTCTCGGCACATCCTGCCAAATGGTATTCAGACAGTGGAAGTCCAGTCGTGATTTCGTCTTCCTTTGAAAGTGGCGTGGGTATGCAAGCCCTGATAGCCCTTGCTACGGAAGTTTGCACCCCCAATATACCCATTGGCTTAGATACCTATAATTGGTTACAGGAAGATGTGCTTTCGCCGCGTCTTCCGATGGATGCGCCAGAGGTGGAATTAAAGGCGGTTTTTGACCCGCAATACCAAGTACAAATGACAAAAATCTCTCGCTGCGATTGA
- a CDS encoding PKD domain-containing protein, whose translation MKKISLHKAKRGMTHFALMMCATLVLPIHAQPLIKLPSSLPIDQKRLFISSKFGWTTYGGDTDNNRLGQWGTYIKDRGYLFGLEAGYRLSKRYEVSVGGVLGNYPKIEPDEYVPNADDTRRFQFVGKGKMILNPEADTQTYLILGGNLIFGHYYRPQTLKKVFRPGIGITGGLGLAYMLNRQAALYVETNISAILPDDAADSADYGRDFGSIGNPNTGGDLTNTDILGFLGLGLRYNLSNEISCVPVRITALNTPLGINANRAATMIGAVNEASQPIDLTWDFGDGRMGTGKVVDHRFPKSGTYTVSFSATNCGGTDTRTAQIIVEEPPIQCEKPVIRHITHKRDGWDGITVSFAPEVEGTLPMEYIWDFGDGNTSIAQFPRYTYPRAGNFKVTLQARNCGGEDLKTEVIQIAAEVARESSCIGLDLKPVYFSQNSAVLDEEDMAALRDNVGFIQRCKSVCVQASGYFDYPEASNDLATRRALTVKSFYTQNGIPASRIIAASAGRSFINCENEDLSPGCLKNRKVESSTKRCN comes from the coding sequence ATGAAAAAAATATCTTTACATAAAGCTAAACGTGGAATGACACACTTTGCGCTGATGATGTGCGCAACATTAGTGTTGCCTATTCACGCTCAACCTCTTATCAAGCTACCATCTTCGCTACCAATAGACCAGAAAAGACTTTTTATAAGCAGCAAATTTGGCTGGACAACATATGGGGGGGATACGGACAATAACCGATTAGGTCAGTGGGGTACATACATCAAAGATAGAGGGTATTTATTTGGCTTGGAAGCAGGCTATCGGTTGAGTAAACGCTATGAAGTGAGTGTCGGAGGGGTACTTGGGAATTACCCCAAAATTGAGCCTGATGAGTATGTACCAAATGCAGACGATACCCGAAGATTCCAATTTGTAGGAAAAGGTAAGATGATCTTAAATCCCGAAGCAGACACGCAAACCTACCTTATTTTGGGAGGGAATCTTATATTTGGGCACTACTATCGCCCTCAAACCTTAAAAAAAGTCTTTCGACCGGGCATCGGTATCACCGGAGGATTGGGGCTGGCCTATATGCTCAATAGACAAGCAGCTCTTTATGTCGAGACGAATATCTCCGCCATCTTGCCAGATGATGCCGCTGACTCTGCGGATTACGGTCGAGATTTTGGCTCCATTGGGAACCCCAATACGGGCGGAGACTTGACCAATACCGACATTCTCGGTTTCTTAGGATTGGGGCTAAGGTATAATTTGTCCAATGAAATTTCTTGCGTTCCAGTAAGGATTACAGCATTAAATACCCCATTAGGAATCAATGCGAACCGAGCGGCAACCATGATTGGTGCTGTGAATGAGGCCAGCCAGCCGATAGACCTCACGTGGGATTTTGGGGACGGGCGCATGGGAACAGGAAAGGTAGTAGATCATCGTTTTCCTAAATCGGGGACTTACACGGTTTCGTTTTCGGCAACCAATTGTGGTGGAACAGACACAAGAACGGCCCAGATTATTGTAGAAGAACCACCCATCCAGTGCGAGAAACCTGTCATCCGGCACATTACCCACAAACGGGATGGATGGGATGGGATTACCGTGAGTTTTGCCCCAGAAGTGGAGGGGACGCTCCCAATGGAATATATCTGGGATTTCGGAGATGGAAATACGTCCATTGCGCAATTTCCAAGATATACATACCCCCGTGCAGGGAACTTTAAAGTGACACTACAAGCCAGAAATTGTGGTGGGGAAGACTTGAAAACAGAAGTTATCCAAATAGCAGCAGAGGTGGCGCGCGAAAGTTCTTGTATTGGCTTAGACCTGAAACCTGTTTATTTTTCGCAAAACAGCGCGGTATTGGACGAAGAGGACATGGCTGCCTTGCGGGACAATGTGGGTTTTATACAACGCTGCAAAAGTGTTTGCGTACAAGCCTCCGGTTATTTTGATTACCCAGAGGCATCTAACGACCTCGCAACAAGACGGGCATTGACCGTCAAAAGTTTTTATACGCAAAACGGGATTCCGGCCAGCAGAATTATAGCGGCCAGTGCAGGACGATCTTTTATCAACTGTGAAAACGAAGACTTATCACCCGGATGTTTGAAAAACCGTAAAGTGGAAAGCAGTACCAAACGCTGTAATTAA